One Tachysurus vachellii isolate PV-2020 chromosome 14, HZAU_Pvac_v1, whole genome shotgun sequence genomic window, TTACTTGGTCACTGACTATGAATACCATCTGTTTAAATACTCTGCTGGAAGTTATTAAAGCATATATTCACACAACTCTTTATCCAACTGAGTCAAGCAACTAGCACACAAAAGTCAGAATCTTACCTTGCCAGAAGAGAATAAATTCAAACGGAGCAACTTTAAGTAAACATCAGTTTGACTTTTTAATGCTGCTGTAGGGACTTATTCCTTTTGCAGAGGCCATGTCGATGTTGTCAAAAGTGGctttacatatttttgtatttgatgCCATCATCTTACTCACCAGTACCAGACAAAGCTGTTGTCTTAGGGTTCAGTTGAAACTTTCAGACTAGAGTTCATTTATCCTTTGGAGTTTTTTTCTGACCTCCTTCCTGAAAGACGAAAATTGCTCTTTGGGAGGAGCCAGACTTCTCATGGTCCAGAGTTCTTGTTTAAGTTGTTTGGATTTTCAAATGGTATCAAGAGTAGAAAAGGCACTGTCTTTAAAGGTAAATGGTACCTTGGTGGTAAAGGCAATAGATTACTGAAGGAAGGGATATAAATTCAAATCCCAGTTACAACAAGTTGCCACTCCTGGGCTTTTGAGCAAAacccttaactgctcagttgtataaattagataaatccAAGTCGAtcttccaaatgccataaatgcaaCTGTAAATCCTTTTATAGCCACAAACATTGACATCCTGTCAAAAGTTGTTTGGCAATTTAGTGAATAGTTTTGCCACCTCACAGTTCGAGGGTCCCTGTTTTCTCCAGGATACTAAGTGGATTGGCTTCATTAAAGTTCCCTTAGGTGTAAGGGAATGTGCTCCTGAAGCCTGTCTACATGGAATGGATGCATTATGACCCTgaacaggataaagcagttaataatgatgaataaatgatcaccttaatattgaaatattaaaatattgaaattgtTGGTATATTCATTTTAGAGTGGTAATTATGCAGTTATCAAGTTATTAGCTTCACCTACCTTGTAGCAACAATCACTGTTCAAATATTTTATCAGCAATGTGTATAACTCAATAAAGTAACAGTAAGTTGCCTAATACAGTTACACCAAGATGACATGTTTCTACCATGTCAATGTCATTGTTGTGCTGAGATCCACCACCAATATGCCTTTTATATATAAGTTAGAGGATCtaagattaaaaatgtttatttatttttttattcattaagtcAATCATGACTTACAGTTTAAGTTAAAATGTGACCAAACATCctgtatatatttaacacaATGACTAGGTGTATTATTCAGTACTTatctctatttttttctctatttcatTTAACTGATTGTAATTAGTGATTTGTATTTCCTCACTTCATTCAGGTTGCTATGCGTGCTCTTGGTTTTGAGCCAAAGAAAGAGGAAATTAAGAAGATGATTGCTGACATTGATAAAGAAGGCTCTGGCACTATCGACTTCAATGACTTTCTGTCCATGATGACacaaaaaatggtaaaaaagaaagaaacatcaGAAACATCATGTATGAGAAAATACTCACAATACTCATGTAATAATATAGTCGTTAAAAATAAACTtagaaacaacaacatcaaataATTTCTGAACGTAAACAAACATATTTCTGTCAGGTTTCCAATCCCACCACAGTACTGAGACTGCCCTTGTTAATGAATTACATATAACTAAATACTGATTCTGTCAGTTTTGCTGGTACTGGACTTTAGTTCTTCTTTTTGATACAGTAGACTATAACACACTCGTGGTTGTAGTTGATTTCAAAGTGTTGCTGCTAGTCTAGAAAAAGATACCGTACAAAGTTGGAACATAAACATTGGAGTGGTAGCAGTAGTAACTCTAACCACTAGGCTGAAATGGTCTGTCAGGTATACATGAGACACTAAGTACAATTCTTTACATAAACAGGAATTAGGGACTTTAGATTACAGACATTAGATTAGAGACTAAGACCTTTTTCAGCAAATTTTTATGAccaattttatgatttttcaacACAGAATGAGAAAGATTCAAAGGAAGAAATCATGAAAGCCTTTAGACTGTTTGATGATGATGGAACAGGCAAAATTTCCTTCAAAAATCTCAAACGAGTCGCAAAGGAGCTTGGTGAAAACCTGACAGATGAGGAATTACAGGTGAATATGGGCATATGACAACCTTTTCAAACAGTATTGAATGTATaagctgttttgcacacctgtGCAGACAAACAACACCACCAGGTATTCATGTTCCTGTGTTCATGGTGAACTCATTATGTCTGTACTACTGCATGCTGACTCAGTGCTGCCTAGATGAGGTCTGATTGGTGTATTCTgttcacacacagatattcatcAGGAGGAACTAACAGCTGATTCAGGGAAATGTTTTTCTGATTTGTCTATAATTTTGTTCCACCTCATAAACCCAGTGATCTCCATTGCAGGAAATGATAGATGAAGCAGACAGGGACGGAGATGGAGAAATCAATGAACAGGAGTTCTTAAGGATAATGAAGAAGACTAACCTGTATTAAATAGTTTTCTTTGTACTCCACTTTTCTCACTCTTGCTATTTTTTTGTCAGTGTCATTTTCAGATCATTTTATCAACATGGCACTCTGAAACAAAGAActtgatttttctctttttgcaactaatttttattttttaagatttgaaaattatttaatctataaacattttgtacaaTATTGAATAAACTGTTTTGAATAaattgtttgggttttttttgtggtatAAACTGCATAATGCTACTTCTCCAATGGCAGTCAAGTTTACTGGGTTACCTAAATAATGCATCTAAATTATATCTTAAAAAAACTTTAGGGCTCTAAAAGCTCTAGATGTCTCAACAGCTCAACAGTACAAACATTTTAGAGCTGTTGTATCTAAAAGCTAACTTCATACCATTACTGTATATTCAATAATAACAACCTTAAGatgtatgaaataaaagtttttttgccttttattaTAGCCATTATTAGTCAAATAACGCTTTAGATCATGACAAAGTCCATCTAGTCGTCTATTATGAGAGGGCCAGGAATCAACAGGCGTCAGCATTTAAGATTCAGTTTTTTAGATTCTGGTGTGAAAATAAGTTTTTATCACACTATGTAAATTACTACTGAGCTCTTAACCCTTACCTGCTCAACTGCGTGCTTGAATTAGATTCTACCTCTGAAGAAGTGTCTAATAAATAAGTTAAGAGTTAATAAACAAGTCATGTCGTTATAAGAATGCAAACAACAACATCGTTATTGCCATCACCACAACAGCATGTTCCAGTAACGGCATGTCCTACACAATTTACTCCTCTaccatttttatctcattaatGAATTGTTTTTAACGGTTTAGAAGTACATTTACAGATGTTCTCCCACCAGACTTTCCCACCAGCCTCTGTTTCTTGAAATTAAtaagacgaaaaaaaaaaaatactgttacaAAGAACTGACACCCACGACTACTTCTTTTAAATGTCAATTAAATTATGTGGAGCGTCCACCAAGTCTCAGTAAATGTTAGTATAGAAATGCTAACATCGCTACAGAATCAACAtcatccatttaaaaaaatgattgaaaaaaatgttaattatttaattaaaaaattaaaataatggctgaataaatgactaaaaaaagGGCATCTACTTAGTGCCTTTTCCTATGACTTTTTCTTTCTGGGTTCAAATAACCAAGGAAGAAATAtcccttattattattgttgttgttgttgttgttgttgttgttaataacagtaataataagaagaaaatggtTCATTGAAGTCCTAGATGTTATATTCATGTTCATGGtacttgtgtatatactgtTCAAGTCCTGCAGATATGACTTTTAAAGATTAGTCAGTTTACAGACATGCATCATGTGGCAGACCACCAGCAGTGAAAACGAGATGAGTCGGTGTCTTTAAGCAAAATCAACTGTGTGTTAAAGAAATGACTCAATATAGATGACTAATGTCAGTAAAAGTGATTTTGAACTTTAAAAATTCAAGGATGAAGCAGTGAGGCACGTTCGTTGGCATGCTACAATCATTGAAGAACAATTAATTTTGGCATTATGGCCTAACAAATAAGGACGAATtctcttaacaaaaaaaatacttgcTGAACTCATGTCTATCTAACTTATAAACAGGAATTTTGTCATGGTGCTTATTTTCCAAAAGCCCTTAGCGAAATGCTGAAGCGTTGGAGGGCTGGCGGAGTGTGGGGTGAAAGTGCTGTTTACCGGTTTCAGTAAccaaaaaaactcaaaatggAAAGTAGGAAACagtgaaatgatgaaataatgtACGTCAACCTGTTAAATTGTTTATTATCGCCTCAGATATGACCCCTGATAGGCCGCATAAATTACATTAGAATTAGAAAGAACTCTGAGAACAATCTCTTAGCCGTCCTTTAAACACTGCCATGTTTAATGTAGTCATGCTTAGTAACATTTGAAAGTGAACATCATCACATTTTGTTCCTGTGCAATATGTGAATTCGCCGGCTCTGTTCAATGCAATGTTTTAGAGGATATAAATGTTTCCCAACACTGATGGATTCAAcatgaaatgattaaaaataatactactAAATGAATGTGTTCAGGGTGTTCAGACAAGATACGATAAGttgtttaattgttaaaaaacgTGCAACTTATATcatgtctatatttattttcGTTCACTTGCGTCAATTTTGTTCggttctgatttgaacagatttGATCAGGAAACTAATCAGGAAACTAATCATACACTCATAACCGTATATTAAAAAACTGATCTAAGCACTGTCCTATGATATGTTGACTTTAACGTcttctacacatacacataaggGGAAAAAGAACTCTACACAGTAAACTTTAAAGCCACCTCATTGTACTGTCAAAGCATGCACCAATTTAATGCCATCCCTCTGCTCTTAGAGGAAAATTAGCTTTGAACTTGTGAATACAACTCCCACGTGCAATGATCTGGACAAGAACTGGCCTTCAGTTTCCTCTAAATCTCCCCGTttccacaacaacaacaacagcctAAATGCTTTAAGCAAACGGCTGTCAGTTAACCATTAAAAGGTCAGGAATGTGTCACCATTTCATTTCAGATGAACAGAGACCGTATTaataacacacagtgtacaaGACCCCTCAGTGTAATCCTGTGAACACTCCACTCACAACTGCTGAGCACTTCAAAATGGTATGTAAACTACTGATTTGACACATATTTGTTATCATTAATCAGTTACAGTAACTGTCTCCTAGAAGTCATGTATGTAGCCTGTCTA contains:
- the cetn4 gene encoding uncharacterized protein cetn4, which produces MASSFRKPSGATTHRKKAAPKQELTEEQKQEIREAFDLFDTDGSGTIDVKELKVAMRALGFEPKKEEIKKMIADIDKEGSGTIDFNDFLSMMTQKMNEKDSKEEIMKAFRLFDDDGTGKISFKNLKRVAKELGENLTDEELQEMIDEADRDGDGEINEQEFLRIMKKTNLY